From Propionispora hippei DSM 15287, one genomic window encodes:
- a CDS encoding CAP domain-containing protein, whose product MKKLHHDVTLGLLSTTLGLYMMTASALPVYAANSQQQVFYNTAKTSNSVIPSSQNQTANNVAQDPLQVVKASANKLGFNAKTDTFSLVKKSATQAIVSVNHQHGIYNVVLQLNNNKTQWNISSITKINDSKNNSSSTVSPKTNNGSSSGTTGTSATTTSDVSAAEQQAAQLMNADRRANGLADLKVSSALTAVARSHSQDMVTRSFFSHTNPDGKTFTDRLTAAGISYTAAGENIAENTSVEAAETAFMNSSGHRANILNANYTTVGIGVAYDSQGKVYVTQDFIK is encoded by the coding sequence TTGAAAAAATTGCACCACGATGTAACCCTGGGATTATTGAGTACAACTTTAGGATTATACATGATGACGGCATCAGCATTACCGGTCTATGCGGCCAACTCACAGCAGCAAGTTTTTTATAATACGGCAAAGACAAGTAATTCTGTAATTCCAAGCAGCCAAAACCAAACTGCGAACAACGTCGCGCAAGATCCACTGCAAGTAGTTAAAGCTTCGGCCAATAAGCTGGGTTTCAATGCCAAAACAGATACATTCTCCTTAGTCAAGAAATCGGCTACACAAGCAATTGTTTCAGTTAATCACCAACATGGTATTTATAATGTTGTTTTGCAGTTGAATAATAATAAGACGCAATGGAATATTAGCTCCATTACCAAAATAAACGACTCGAAAAACAACTCTTCAAGTACTGTTAGCCCTAAAACCAATAACGGAAGTTCATCCGGAACGACAGGAACGTCAGCAACAACGACCTCCGACGTTAGCGCTGCAGAACAGCAGGCTGCCCAGCTTATGAATGCCGATCGGAGAGCGAACGGTTTGGCGGATTTAAAAGTAAGTTCCGCATTAACCGCAGTAGCACGGAGCCACTCACAAGATATGGTCACCCGTAGCTTCTTTTCACATACCAACCCCGATGGAAAAACATTTACTGACCGTTTAACAGCAGCCGGTATCTCTTATACCGCGGCAGGCGAAAATATTGCAGAGAATACTAGTGTTGAGGCGGCCGAAACTGCTTTTATGAATAGTTCAGGCCACCGTGCAAATATACTAAACGCCAATTACACTACAGTCGGTATTGGTGTGGCGTATGACAGTCAGGGCAAAGTGTATGTAACCCAAGACTTTATTAAGTAA
- a CDS encoding dihydroorotate dehydrogenase electron transfer subunit codes for MPKLVVKATVVRHTNITSQVKQLVLQAPDIAEQTVPGQFVHIRVADCYEPLLRRPISISNVDRANGTIYLIYRVVGRGTQLLARLKPGDLLNCMGPLGNGFTLQGKRPLLVGGGMGLAPLVYLAATLCPNPVTVLMGGRTEQEMFWSGIFKSLCENLHITTDDGSLGQRGITLDLLPELLRSKSFDMIYTCGPSRMMAGVANYAATYKIPCQVSLEEYMACGVGACLSCTCEATKGPRKKTCTDGPVFWSGEVVL; via the coding sequence TTGCCTAAACTGGTAGTGAAGGCGACGGTTGTCAGGCATACTAACATAACCAGTCAGGTAAAACAGTTGGTTCTTCAGGCACCGGACATTGCTGAACAAACCGTACCGGGGCAGTTTGTGCATATCCGGGTAGCGGATTGCTACGAACCGCTGCTCAGGCGTCCGATCAGTATTTCCAATGTGGACCGGGCTAATGGAACGATCTATCTGATCTATCGTGTTGTCGGGAGAGGCACGCAGCTTCTGGCCCGTTTGAAACCCGGTGATCTGCTCAATTGCATGGGGCCATTGGGCAACGGCTTTACTTTGCAAGGGAAACGGCCGCTGCTGGTTGGTGGAGGCATGGGGCTGGCGCCATTGGTTTATTTGGCGGCTACCCTGTGTCCTAATCCGGTAACGGTGCTGATGGGTGGCCGGACAGAACAGGAGATGTTTTGGAGCGGTATTTTCAAGAGCTTGTGTGAAAACCTTCATATTACCACCGACGACGGCAGTCTGGGACAGCGTGGCATAACACTGGATCTATTGCCGGAACTGCTGAGAAGTAAGTCCTTCGATATGATCTATACCTGTGGGCCAAGCCGGATGATGGCCGGTGTGGCGAACTATGCTGCGACCTACAAAATTCCCTGCCAGGTCTCGTTGGAGGAATATATGGCCTGCGGTGTCGGGGCTTGCCTGTCCTGCACCTGTGAAGCCACGAAAGGACCCAGAAAGAAGACCTGTACGGATGGTCCTGTTTTCTGGTCGGGGGAGGTTGTTCTATGA
- a CDS encoding ABC transporter ATP-binding protein, translating into MNNHNRILLKNVSKIFPAPSGTVTALKDISAEIKENEFFSIVGPSGCGKTTLLRILAGLSEASSGNITITAANNDRPVNSMVFQEQSIFPWMTVLDNVGYGLRMRGIPKKERDQIAKRYIEMIGLIRFINSYPNQLSGGMKQRVSVARAFANDPEILLMDEPFGALDEQNRIILQEELLRIWETTQKTTVFITHSLDEAICLSDRILIMTANPGTVKEIITVDLPRPRDIIAIRTTTEYNQIFQTVWSMLREEVLKRNE; encoded by the coding sequence ATGAATAACCATAACCGTATACTTTTAAAAAATGTCAGCAAAATCTTTCCTGCCCCATCCGGGACAGTCACTGCATTAAAGGATATATCCGCTGAAATTAAGGAAAACGAATTTTTCTCCATTGTAGGACCCAGTGGCTGCGGCAAAACCACACTACTGCGTATTCTGGCCGGATTAAGCGAAGCATCGTCCGGCAATATTACTATTACAGCAGCAAACAATGACCGACCTGTCAATTCCATGGTCTTTCAGGAACAGTCAATCTTTCCTTGGATGACAGTTTTAGATAACGTGGGATATGGGCTAAGAATGCGCGGCATCCCTAAAAAGGAAAGAGACCAAATTGCTAAACGATACATCGAAATGATTGGTTTAATCAGGTTTATCAATTCATATCCCAACCAATTATCGGGCGGAATGAAACAACGGGTCAGCGTTGCCCGCGCCTTTGCCAATGATCCGGAAATCCTCCTCATGGATGAACCCTTTGGCGCGCTGGATGAACAAAACAGAATCATCCTTCAAGAGGAACTACTGCGCATCTGGGAAACCACTCAAAAAACCACGGTTTTCATTACCCATAGTCTTGATGAAGCCATTTGCCTCAGTGACCGCATCTTAATTATGACCGCCAACCCGGGAACCGTAAAAGAAATCATCACCGTCGACTTACCCCGTCCCCGTGACATCATTGCCATACGAACCACCACAGAATACAATCAAATTTTCCAAACAGTCTGGTCCATGTTGCGGGAAGAAGTACTAAAAAGAAATGAATAA
- a CDS encoding dihydroorotate dehydrogenase — protein MSKPKHMLQTEVAGIRMKNPVMAASGTFGFGVEYREFLDLNQIGAIVVKGITLKPRAGNCGRRIAETPAGILNAIGLENPGVEALIDDILPTLRDFDVPVLVNISGNTVEEYGELAKRLDKTGIAGIEINISCPNVKEGGIAFGTNGDSAAAVVKTVKANTALPVITKLSPNVTDIVAMALAVEAAGSDAISLINTLVGMAVDIHSWRPVLGNVVGGLSGPAVKPVALRMVWQVCQAVKIPVIGMGGIMTAEDAIEFMLAGASAVMVGTANFVDPQTIEKVVTGLEEYVVERDLSCIQDVVGKLKVN, from the coding sequence ATGAGCAAGCCTAAGCATATGTTACAAACTGAAGTGGCCGGAATAAGGATGAAAAATCCGGTGATGGCTGCATCAGGTACCTTTGGGTTTGGGGTTGAGTACCGGGAATTTCTTGATTTAAACCAAATCGGTGCCATCGTGGTCAAAGGTATAACCTTGAAGCCAAGGGCCGGCAATTGCGGCCGGCGGATTGCCGAGACTCCAGCAGGGATACTTAACGCAATCGGGTTGGAGAATCCCGGGGTGGAAGCTTTAATTGATGATATTTTACCAACGCTGCGAGATTTTGATGTTCCGGTACTTGTCAATATTTCCGGTAATACAGTGGAAGAATACGGAGAACTGGCTAAACGACTGGATAAAACAGGCATTGCCGGTATTGAGATTAATATATCCTGCCCCAATGTAAAAGAGGGGGGGATTGCGTTCGGAACAAACGGCGACAGTGCAGCGGCCGTAGTAAAAACGGTGAAGGCGAATACGGCTTTGCCGGTTATAACCAAGCTGTCACCCAATGTCACCGATATTGTGGCTATGGCGTTGGCTGTAGAAGCCGCCGGTTCCGATGCTATCTCGTTAATCAATACTCTGGTGGGGATGGCGGTGGATATTCATAGCTGGCGTCCCGTACTGGGCAATGTAGTGGGCGGCCTTTCCGGGCCGGCAGTCAAACCGGTGGCACTTCGGATGGTCTGGCAAGTTTGTCAGGCGGTAAAGATTCCGGTCATTGGCATGGGCGGTATCATGACGGCGGAGGACGCCATTGAGTTTATGCTTGCCGGGGCCAGTGCCGTCATGGTGGGAACGGCAAATTTTGTTGATCCCCAGACGATAGAAAAAGTGGTAACCGGATTGGAAGAATATGTAGTGGAACGTGATTTGAGCTGCATACAGGATGTTGTGGGAAAACTGAAGGTAAACTAA
- the pyrF gene encoding orotidine-5'-phosphate decarboxylase — MGDKRLIVALDVPNMNQVRNLVEKLGDSVSYYKVGMELYYSTGREVIAYLRSLNKDVFLDLKLHDIPNTVAQSLGVLTELGASMLNIHASGGLAMMKAASQAVANKAAQLEVSRPALIAVTVLTSIDAADWANLRHDMSIKEHVVHLAKLAQSAGIDGVVASPQEAEAIRAACGERFIIVTPGVRPQGAAINDQSRIATPREALKQGAHHLVIGRPITAAADPRTAALEICKEMEAV; from the coding sequence GTGGGAGATAAGCGATTAATCGTGGCACTGGATGTGCCGAATATGAACCAGGTCAGAAATTTGGTAGAAAAACTGGGTGATTCCGTAAGCTATTATAAAGTGGGAATGGAGCTTTATTACAGTACCGGCAGAGAGGTTATCGCCTATTTACGCAGTCTGAATAAAGATGTATTCCTGGATCTGAAGCTGCATGACATACCAAACACGGTAGCGCAGAGCTTGGGCGTACTGACCGAACTTGGCGCTTCCATGCTGAATATTCACGCTTCCGGTGGCTTGGCTATGATGAAAGCGGCCAGCCAGGCAGTTGCGAATAAGGCGGCTCAGTTGGAAGTTTCCCGGCCTGCGTTAATTGCTGTTACCGTACTGACCAGTATCGACGCTGCAGACTGGGCTAATTTACGGCATGATATGAGTATTAAAGAGCATGTTGTACATTTGGCAAAACTGGCACAGTCTGCCGGAATTGACGGTGTGGTCGCTTCACCGCAGGAAGCGGAAGCCATCCGTGCAGCTTGTGGCGAACGGTTCATCATCGTAACTCCGGGGGTTAGACCGCAAGGCGCGGCTATCAACGATCAGAGCCGGATTGCCACACCGCGGGAGGCCTTGAAACAAGGCGCCCACCATTTGGTCATCGGGCGTCCGATTACGGCAGCCGCCGATCCACGGACTGCTGCTCTGGAAATTTGCAAAGAGATGGAGGCTGTCTAA
- the pyrE gene encoding orotate phosphoribosyltransferase, whose translation MNEAEVRQLFVDSGAIMEGHFLLTSGLHSPLYVEKFQVLQYPEYTAKLCAALAARFVNDHIELVVGPVTGGVLLAHEVGKNLGTRAIFTERENGKMTLRRGFVIKPGERVLIVEDIVTTGGSVDEVISVVRQQGGTPVAVGMLVDRSGGKVDFGIPSQALLHLTVDTYTAEQCPLCAAGKPFTKRGSRKL comes from the coding sequence ATGAATGAAGCAGAAGTAAGACAGTTATTTGTTGATTCAGGGGCTATTATGGAAGGGCACTTTTTACTGACCTCCGGCTTGCATAGCCCTTTGTATGTAGAAAAATTTCAAGTCCTGCAATATCCGGAATACACGGCGAAACTGTGCGCCGCGCTGGCGGCAAGATTTGTAAATGATCATATCGAACTGGTTGTTGGACCGGTAACAGGCGGCGTTTTATTGGCCCATGAAGTCGGGAAAAACTTGGGGACCCGGGCTATTTTTACGGAAAGAGAAAATGGCAAGATGACACTTCGCCGGGGGTTTGTTATCAAACCAGGCGAACGTGTGCTTATTGTGGAAGATATCGTAACCACCGGCGGTTCGGTAGATGAAGTTATTTCCGTAGTTCGTCAACAGGGCGGCACACCGGTAGCAGTCGGTATGCTGGTTGACAGAAGTGGTGGCAAGGTGGACTTTGGGATACCGTCGCAGGCTCTTCTGCATCTGACAGTGGACACTTATACGGCAGAACAATGTCCGCTTTGTGCGGCGGGAAAACCGTTTACCAAAAGGGGAAGCCGTAAATTGTAA